The genomic interval TGAATTTACCACAAAAAAATCTAACAAATCATTGTTAATTGTTGTCTGTGTCGAGAAAAGCTGCAAATTGAGGGTTCGTGTTGCTAAATTTCTCAATTCAGATGCCTTTTGTATCACAAGGTATGCACCTAATCACTCATGTGACTTGAGGTCTATATCTGGAAGATATAGGCATGCTTCTGCAAAAGTAATTGCAGAGCTTATCAAAGAGAGATTCAGAGAAGGAAAAGGTCCTACACCGAATGAAATAAAGAACACTGTGAGTAAAGAGTTAGGTTGTGATGTTAGTTATTGGACATGTTGGAAGGCCAAACAACTTTCACAAAATATGATATGGGGAAAACCTGAACACGGCTATGCAAAATTAGAGCATATCGTTACGAGATTGAAAAAGCAAATGAAGGTAGCTTTACAACTTTGGAGGTTCAAGAGCAAATGAAGGTAGCTTTACAACTTTGGAGGTTCAAGAGGGCagatttttgtacttttttgttGCGTATGGACCATGCATAAGAGGATTTAAGAACATCAGAAATGTCCTCGCTGTTGATGGAACTTTCTTGACGGGTCAATTTGGTGGTGTAATGCTAATTGCAAGTGGACAGGATAGTGAAAATCAAATATATCTTGTAGCTTGGGCAGTCGTTGACTCCTAGAATGAACTTTCTTGGACTTGGTTTTTTTGCCAATTAGTCAATGTTGTGCTAAATACATCTGAGTTGTCCATCATATCAGACAGAAATCCAAGCATAAAGAAAATAGTTGCTATAGTTTATAATAAAGCTCATCATGGAGTATGTACAAGGCACCTTGGTGAAAATATTCGTACAAACTATCATGTTGGTTCTTCAGTCCTTAGTTTATACTATCTTGCAGCAAAAGCATATCGAATCGAAGAATTCAATGAGTATTTAGAAGAAATTCGACGAAAAGGGTATGGTAATGTTGTTGAGTACCTCGAGAACGTTATTGGTTTCAAGCGATGGAGTAGAGTTTCCTGGACAAAGGTATGATGTCATGACCACCAATATTGCAGAGTCTATTAATGCTAGACTTGTAATTGAAAGAGAACTTCCCATCATTGCTTTATTTAATGCAATTCAAAGGTTATTATGTAGATGGTTTCGTGAGTGTCGTGGTCTAACATTGTCCACAAATAACTATTTAGCTCCAGCAGAAAATGCTTTAGTGAGAGAAACTAGATGTGAAATAGCAGACAAATTATCTGTATACCAACTTCATGTGAATGAGTTTATTGTTCAAGGGGATGGTCAAGATGCAAGAGTTAACATCAATGTCAAAACATGCACTTGTAGGTTGTGGGATCTTCAGCAATTTCCTTGTACTCATGCATTAGCAACACTCAAAGCTCAACGATTACCAAACTATGGTGAAAGAGTTTACAATGTATGTTCACCATATTATTCAGCAGACTTTTACAAGTTGGCTTATTCAGAAATTATAAATTCTGTTCCTCCTGAAAAGAAATGGGACTGGGTCAGAGAAAGTATAATTAATCCACCCCTTGTGAAGCGTAAGAAAGGTCCGAGAAAAAAAAAACGGGTTCCAACTGTTGGTGAAGTTGTCAAAAAGCATAACAAGTGTTCTATCTGCA from Capsicum annuum cultivar UCD-10X-F1 unplaced genomic scaffold, UCD10Xv1.1 ctg18924, whole genome shotgun sequence carries:
- the LOC124890493 gene encoding uncharacterized protein LOC124890493; protein product: MVMLLSTSRTLLVSSDGVEFPGQRYDVMTTNIAESINARLVIERELPIIALFNAIQRLLCRWFRECRGLTLSTNNYLAPAENALVRETRCEIADKLSVYQLHVNEFIVQGDGQDARVNINVKTCTCRLWDLQQFPCTHALATLKAQRLPNYGERVYNVCSPYYSADFYKLAYSEIINSVPPEKKWDWVRESIINPPLVKRKKGPRKKKRVPTVGEVVKKHNKCSICKQVGHKKTNCPDKCS